In Paludibacter propionicigenes WB4, the genomic window ATCATCAAAGCTTGCACCCCATATAACCTGAACATTTTCACCTACCTTCGACATAAATTCATGTATCTGCTCCACCTCTTCCATTCTGATCTGGTCGGTAGTTGAACAATACAAACTCAACAATATTTTGCTGGCACCGCTTACATCATTTGTATTCAACAACGGCGAATTCAAGGCATCTTCAATTGCTTTAGTAATACGGTTCTCGCCCGAAGCATAACCGGTATTCATAATAGCCACATTGCCATCTTTCATGATGCTGTACACATCGGCAAAGTCAGTGTTTATATATCCGGGAACGGTTATGATCTCAGCAATGGCTTTAGCAGCGTTCGTCAACACATCATCCGCTTTGGCAAAAGCATTAGAAAGCTCTAAGTCAGGATAAATTTGTTTTAATTTTTCATTATTGATAACCAAAATCGCATCTACATGCTCACTTAAAGCAGCTACACCTTCGAGCGCCTGACGTATCTTCATATTTCCTTCGAAAGCAAACGGTATAGTAACAATACCTACAGTCAGAATCCCCAGGTCGTGAGCAGCTTTTGCTACCACAGGCGATGCTCCGGTTCCCGTTCCACCACCCATACCGGCAGTAATAAAAACCATTTTAGTATTATCTTTCAGCAATTCCTGAATGCGATCTATTGATTCCTCGGCTGCCTGACGTGCAACTTCGGGCTTTCCACCGGCACCCAGACCTTCGGTAGTATCTACTCCCAATTGTATTTTTGTTGGAACAGGCGATTTAACCAATGCCTGATTATCAGTATTACAAACGACAAAAGATACGTCTGTAATTCCCTGACGATACATGTGATTAACAGCATTTCCACCGCCACCACCAACGCCAATAACTTTAATAATTGAACTGTCAACCAGTGGCAATTCTAAAGGTAAACTATCGTCTAAATATCCCATATATATTGAATTCAAAAATTATTTACAAATTTATCTTTATCAGCATCAAACTAATTCAGCTTATTGTCATCATTGAAAAAATTGATAAACCCATCGGCAATCTTATCCCTAAGCTTTTTCCTTGGAATTTTGGGTTCCTTAGCGGGTGTACTGACAGCCACTTCCACCGGATGTGCTTTTCTGTACTCATTGGTAAGCAATATCGTTCCTATCAGCTGAGCATATTTAGGATCATGATATTTTTCGGGGGTATTATCGGCCAGCCACTCTGAGTGCCCACCAAAGCGGGGATAAATACCCGTCTTTTCGGCAATGAATTCTATTAAACCATTCAATTTTGCTCCTCCACCCGTAATCACTATACCTGCTTCAAGCGCAAACGGCAGATTGTCTAAGGCATCGAATATCGGTTGGGTAATCTCTTCCAAACGCGCTTCTATAATTGTCGCCAGAAACTTTGTTGAAATTTTCACCGAAGGGTCTGTTTCTTCAACAGCATTTATCTGAATATAAACCGGCTCATCAACCAGCGATTCCAACGCACTACCCTTCAGACATTTAAGTCTTTCAGCATTCGTTTCATTAATTCCAAGCTCCTGAATATCTTTGGTAATGTTTTTCGCCCCAAGAGGCACTACCAACAAATTTTGTAAAATATCATTCTGGTAAACCGCCAAAGTTGTGGTAGTTGCTCCAAAATTTATCAACGCACAACCATCTTCACGCTCCTGCTCTTCAAGCACTACAGTAGACAAAGACTCGACAGCCAACGGACTGTATTCCAGCACAATTCCTGTTCGGTCAAAACACCGTTCGAGCTCCGATTTGATAACTGAGCTACCAAAAACGACATTATAGCTGGCTGTTATCTGAGCGGCAGTCTGACCAACCGGATCATCCATCATTTCACCATCGAGCACATACGAAACCGGAATAACATCAAAAACAGTTATATCAGGTCGTTGAGATTTTCGCTCGCATTCATTCATCATCTCAGTCAATAAATCCTCAGTGATAACATTAGATTTACCAACGAATCTACTCACTGAAGCGGGCGCAAGTTTCATGGTTTTTGCGCCAACACTTACCGATACCTGAGAAATATCAGGCATTTTAGCACTGTTCTTCAACAATTTGAGTAATTCACTCACTTTAAACGATGCTCCTGATGGTTTCTCAACAATACCCCATCTAACATCGTCGGATATTTTAGATTCTTCGGATAGAATTTTTACTGCACCGTTATCAAGTATTTCCGCAGCCATGGCCGAAATATTTGCACTACCAAAATCTATCGCTATAAGTTTGTTTGAGGTCATAATCTACTGGCAATAATACTATCTTTTTTTTGTTCGGTCGCTACAACTGGTTTTATGGTTTCCTGACCGACTTTGCTGCAAACCACCTGATCTTTATATTGTAAATCAATAAGCTTATATTTATTCCAACCAACTACATTAAATCCATTAACGTAGAGTTTCCGTAACTTCTCTAGTTTTGACTGGTAATTATCCAATGTTCCTAACAGGATAATGGCTTCGCCTACACGGGGAACAAGCTCTATCTTGAGATCATCCCTGATAAATATCTGTTCGATCTGTGCATTCCAAAATGGATTATCTTCTAAAAATGTCACAAAATCAAACATTTTGGTTGTCATAGACGAAACATAAGCTCTACCCGAAACTACCGGCACATAAGCGGCATAATTTTTCGAAATCGGCATTACTTTTCTATCGGTATCGATATAATAACTGCCATAACCTACCACCCTAAATTTCGGACAACGCTGCGAGATGCGAATATGCACAATTCCGGTTGGAGTTTTGTAACATTCCGCCACTTTTATCATCGGATTCTTGTGTAAAGTTTCTTCAATTGACTCGGTGTGAATGTTTTTTATCGATTTTCCTATCGGATTTAAATCATTCTCTTCAAGTATTTGAGCAACCTCAGTTTTAGTCACCAACTGATGCCCGTTACTCTCCGTCATGACAATTTCGAGTTTTCTACAGACACTATCTTTTCCCCGTCCGGAAAAATACCAAATTGAAAATGCCAAATACCCCAAAACCAATGTGGTAAAGAAAGTAATCAACACATATTTCCAAATGGGTTTCATATATAATTTTCAGTTTAAAGACTTCCAATTCTCATCAAATAATACACATTGGAAATCAGAGCATTATTTCACTGACGATTGTTTTAACTGATCTTTAATAAGTGGTACTAACTTATCAATATCTCCGGCACCAAAAGTCACTAAAACATCTAACTCTTTTTCTTTGAGCAAAGGTAATAGATTTTCCTTGCTGCACAAAGTTTTGTTTTTTAGTTTAACATCGCGCAAAATCAAGTCAGAATCAACACCTTCTATGGGCAATTCGCGCGCCGGATAAATGTCCAGCAGAATCAATTCGTCAAGCTGCGATAAGGCCTCAGCAAAGGCTGTAGCGAAATCACGGGTTCGTGTATAAAGGTGCGGTTGAAAAACCCCTGTAATCTTTCTGTTCGGGTATAAATTACGAATAGAAGCAATGCTGGCTTTCAACTCGCTGGGGTGGTGAGCGTAATCATCCATGTACACTATCTTGTCTGATTTATACACCACATTAAATCGGCGATATATCCCCGAGAATGAAGATATTCCGGTCCTCAACTCATCAAAACTAACTCCATTCAACCAGGCTAGAGCCATAGCCGCCACACTGTTTTCAACATTTATCTGAACCGGAACACCCAATCGGACATCGGACAAACGATCGTTGGGAGTAACAAAATCAAAATGTATTTCACCATTGACCGTTCTGATGTTTTCAGCGGTAAAGTCACCTCCATCATTCATTGAGTAAGTATAAAGCTTCACCCCTTTTTGTAACTGAGGTACGATGTCTATTCCTTTACGCATTACCAGAGCTCCACCAGGACGAATCAGCGACGTAAAATGTTCGAAACTTTCGCGAAATGCGTCTGCCGTCTCATAAATATCCAAATGATCCGGATCGGCCGATGTTATTACCGCCATATAGGGCGAAAGTTGATGAAACGAACGATCGTATTCATCTGCCTCAATAACCACCAGATTGCTCTCGGCCGAAAGCAGTAAATTTGTGTTGTAATTATTGGCAATTCCACCCAGAAAAGCATTGCATGACACCTGCGACTGATACAGAAGATGCGCCGCAATAGTTGATGTTGTGGTTTTTCCATGCGTACCGGCAATACAAATGCCTTTGCTCTGACGCGTAATGTCGCCTAAAACCTGAGCACGTTTCTGAATGCTATAGTTATTTGCCTGAAAGTATTTCAACTGTGGGTGATTAGCAGGAATAGCCGGAGTCAAAATCACCAGCGTATTTTCCGGTTTTGTATAAACAAACGGAATTTCAGACACATTCTCATTAAAACTCACAGTAATTCCCTCTGCCTGAAGTTCCTTGGTAAGCTTGGTTTCGGTACGGTCATAGCCGGCTACCTGAAAGCCTTTCGTATGGAAATAACGAGCCAAAGCACTCATTCCAATGCCACCTATCCCTAAAAAATAGTATTTAGTAAAAGCCCCACCTAATCTTCCCGAAGGAGAAGAACTTACGCTTGCATCTTTTTTCATTTCTTGGTTTATCATAAAACGATCTCTTTACATCATCATTCAGTAACATTTACAACGCTACCAGTTTTAAAATCTCTTCGGCTATTCTGTCTGCCGAATCTTTTTCTGCCAGTTGAAGTATGTTCTTACTCAGCTTATTTAGTTGAGCTTCATCTTCAATGACTTCCATCATCTTGTCTACCAGTTGCGCTTTAGAATCAGTATCCTTTATCATAATGGCAGCATCTTTGCGTACTAAAGCAAGTGCATTCTGAGTTTGATGATCTTCTGCAACATTGGGCGATGGAATCAGAATCACCGGTTTTGCCAGCAAGCACAATTCTGAAATAGAACTTGCTCCGGCACGCGAAACCACCAAATCGGCAATGGAATAAGCCATATCCATGCGCGAAACAAAATCGGTCACCAGTAAATTGGGCGAGATGAAAGGTTCTGCCGCCTTGCGCGCATCTTCTATATAAAACTTGCCCGTCTGCCAAATTATCTGCACATCGGTTTCAGCTAATTTATCCAGTCCTGCAATTATACTTTGATTTATGGTTCGGGCTCCAAGGCTTCCACCAACCACCAAAATAGTCTTCTTTTTAGGATCGAAATTGAAAAACTTATAAGCTTCCTCAGTTTTAGATCCAACTGAAAATAAATCCTGACGAACAGGGTTTCCTGTCAATATCACTTTCTCCTTAGGAAAGAAACGATCCATGCCATCGTATGCAACACAAATGCGTTTAGCTTTTTTGGCCAGCAACTTATTGGTTACACCGGCATACGAGTTCTGCTCTTGTATCACAGTAGGAACACCCAATGCCGAGGCAGCACGAAGCGTAGGCGCGCTGGCATATCCGCCAACACCGATAGCGACATTCGGCTTAAAACGGCTTATAATGCGACGAGCCAACACCAGACTACGTAGCAGATTCCAAACCACCTTGATATTGCGAAGCATATTTTTACGGTCGAAACCACTGATAGGCAATCCTTCAATAGGATAACCGGCCGCCGGAACGCGTTCCATTTCCATCCTCCCAAGTGCTCCCACAAAAAGAATATCTGCATCAGGAAGTCTTTTTTTCAAGGCATTGGCAATACTGATTGCCGGAAAAATATGTCCACCGGTTCCTCCACCGCTGATAATGAATTTATATTTCATGATTGTAAGATATTGAACGCAAATTACACAAAATAAAGTGACTTATAAAACTTTCCACTTATTAT contains:
- the ftsA gene encoding cell division protein FtsA — encoded protein: MTSNKLIAIDFGSANISAMAAEILDNGAVKILSEESKISDDVRWGIVEKPSGASFKVSELLKLLKNSAKMPDISQVSVSVGAKTMKLAPASVSRFVGKSNVITEDLLTEMMNECERKSQRPDITVFDVIPVSYVLDGEMMDDPVGQTAAQITASYNVVFGSSVIKSELERCFDRTGIVLEYSPLAVESLSTVVLEEQEREDGCALINFGATTTTLAVYQNDILQNLLVVPLGAKNITKDIQELGINETNAERLKCLKGSALESLVDEPVYIQINAVEETDPSVKISTKFLATIIEARLEEITQPIFDALDNLPFALEAGIVITGGGAKLNGLIEFIAEKTGIYPRFGGHSEWLADNTPEKYHDPKYAQLIGTILLTNEYRKAHPVEVAVSTPAKEPKIPRKKLRDKIADGFINFFNDDNKLN
- a CDS encoding cell division protein FtsQ/DivIB — protein: MKPIWKYVLITFFTTLVLGYLAFSIWYFSGRGKDSVCRKLEIVMTESNGHQLVTKTEVAQILEENDLNPIGKSIKNIHTESIEETLHKNPMIKVAECYKTPTGIVHIRISQRCPKFRVVGYGSYYIDTDRKVMPISKNYAAYVPVVSGRAYVSSMTTKMFDFVTFLEDNPFWNAQIEQIFIRDDLKIELVPRVGEAIILLGTLDNYQSKLEKLRKLYVNGFNVVGWNKYKLIDLQYKDQVVCSKVGQETIKPVVATEQKKDSIIASRL
- the ftsZ gene encoding cell division protein FtsZ encodes the protein MGYLDDSLPLELPLVDSSIIKVIGVGGGGGNAVNHMYRQGITDVSFVVCNTDNQALVKSPVPTKIQLGVDTTEGLGAGGKPEVARQAAEESIDRIQELLKDNTKMVFITAGMGGGTGTGASPVVAKAAHDLGILTVGIVTIPFAFEGNMKIRQALEGVAALSEHVDAILVINNEKLKQIYPDLELSNAFAKADDVLTNAAKAIAEIITVPGYINTDFADVYSIMKDGNVAIMNTGYASGENRITKAIEDALNSPLLNTNDVSGASKILLSLYCSTTDQIRMEEVEQIHEFMSKVGENVQVIWGASFDDELQDKVKITLIATGFDVSDIPGMPANVAKAYAAKPAMSAEASRFFDTPKPEVVPEPQPVEEVELEPVKLNIEKTYEQYYGNAAQTGTEQQVEPEPELPVFTLDDLEDEKTLKNVENIPAWKRRLMK
- the murG gene encoding undecaprenyldiphospho-muramoylpentapeptide beta-N-acetylglucosaminyltransferase, translating into MKYKFIISGGGTGGHIFPAISIANALKKRLPDADILFVGALGRMEMERVPAAGYPIEGLPISGFDRKNMLRNIKVVWNLLRSLVLARRIISRFKPNVAIGVGGYASAPTLRAASALGVPTVIQEQNSYAGVTNKLLAKKAKRICVAYDGMDRFFPKEKVILTGNPVRQDLFSVGSKTEEAYKFFNFDPKKKTILVVGGSLGARTINQSIIAGLDKLAETDVQIIWQTGKFYIEDARKAAEPFISPNLLVTDFVSRMDMAYSIADLVVSRAGASSISELCLLAKPVILIPSPNVAEDHQTQNALALVRKDAAIMIKDTDSKAQLVDKMMEVIEDEAQLNKLSKNILQLAEKDSADRIAEEILKLVAL
- the murC gene encoding UDP-N-acetylmuramate--L-alanine ligase; the protein is MINQEMKKDASVSSSPSGRLGGAFTKYYFLGIGGIGMSALARYFHTKGFQVAGYDRTETKLTKELQAEGITVSFNENVSEIPFVYTKPENTLVILTPAIPANHPQLKYFQANNYSIQKRAQVLGDITRQSKGICIAGTHGKTTTSTIAAHLLYQSQVSCNAFLGGIANNYNTNLLLSAESNLVVIEADEYDRSFHQLSPYMAVITSADPDHLDIYETADAFRESFEHFTSLIRPGGALVMRKGIDIVPQLQKGVKLYTYSMNDGGDFTAENIRTVNGEIHFDFVTPNDRLSDVRLGVPVQINVENSVAAMALAWLNGVSFDELRTGISSFSGIYRRFNVVYKSDKIVYMDDYAHHPSELKASIASIRNLYPNRKITGVFQPHLYTRTRDFATAFAEALSQLDELILLDIYPARELPIEGVDSDLILRDVKLKNKTLCSKENLLPLLKEKELDVLVTFGAGDIDKLVPLIKDQLKQSSVK